DNA from Pajaroellobacter abortibovis:
ACACCCTAAAAAGTTGGAAGAAGCTCAAAAGATAATCAATCGCTTCTCCTCCGAAAAACAGAGTTATCTGTATCTTCTGGAGGGGGATACAACAGCAATTGATCTAGGTTTATCAGCAGCTGAGTTTGAAACGCTAACTCGTGAAATTAATCGCATTCATCACTGGAGTGAGATTCAAGATCCGCCTCACCAAGCTTCTATTGAACGCATTTGTATTGAAGGAACTCACGAGATTCTTGAATTCGCTCGGGCCTGTACCCGATTAAGATGTCTGATCTACCATTCGAGTACAGCGGTTTCAGGAGATAAAGAAGGTATTGTGTTTGAAACAGATCTTAAGATGGGACAGCGATTTCAAAACATAATGCAACAGATGCATGCAAGAGCTGAAAAAAAAGTGCGCCAAGCTATGAGCTATCTCCCAATTGCAGTCATACGTCCAAATTGGATTGTGGGGGATTCCATCCATGGCGAAGTTGATATGCAAAGTGGTCCTGGCCTGTTCATACAACAGGTCATTTCCCATCCTTTTATTTCTCCTCCTTACTTTCAAAAGGATGCTTTATTTCCAGTAGTCCCAATCGACTATGTAACACGCGCAGCAAACCAAATCGGATGTCATGATCAGGCTTATGGTCATACTTTCCACCTTATTGATCCCCAGCCTCTTCGCGCGGAACAAGCCTTTCAATTAATTGCTGAACTTGCTGGCTACCCCTCCACTAAAGCCACTGGAGAATCTCATTTCTCTCCAGTACGAATTTTGCAAAGGGAGAGCTTATGGGAAAGAACACCTCTTTTAAGGTTTTTTTTGGATTCCATGACTATTCATGTCCGTTATGATTCTACAGAAGCTGATCAATTGCTTGCGGGAAGCGGACTTCATTGCGCACCGTTTGAAAGTTATGTATCTCGCCTTGTTCATTCTATTCAACACAAAAACAGAGAAAGTCAGGAGGGAAATGCTTAGCCGTGCTTAGATTACAGAAAGAAAATTACTCCTTGGTTATTTATCATGTGACAATGTACGCTGAGAAAGTTGTATTTTTCAAAGGTATTGTCGAAGCGTCTGAAGGATTGACTCAAGCACATAGCGAAGGGGGATGGGATTTACAGATTGCATCTCCTTCTGATCGGGTAGAAGAGTTAACTCAGTGGATGCAGAAATTAAAGAAAGAACTCTGTTTTTTTGAGGCTTCTTCTCACCTTCAAGCAAAAGGAGAGAAAGAAAAAGAACATCAGCCTAAAACCTTAGTGATCACGTAGGCAGCTGGCATGGAGAGTTCAGGGGTTAGGCTTTTAATGATCTCTTCTGAAGTGAGATTGTTTGCTCAAACAGGGGGATTGGGCGATGCAGTCCTAGGACTTTCAAAGGCCCTTGCTGAATTGGGAGTTGAGGTCGCTCTTGTTACTCCTCGCTATCGGATGACGAAAATACCTATGAATGGTTCTTGGTGGCCAGACCCTTTATCGCTATCTCTCTACCATCGAAGCAATAATCAAGAGGTGGGTGTTTTTGAAGCACCTTTCCTCTCTTCTTTATCGAAAGGATCCTTACGGATTTATTTATTGGACATACCTCATCTTTTTGATCGAGAAGGGATCTATGGAGACCTGCACGGCAACTATGAAGATAATGACGTAAGATTTGCAACCCTATCCCAAGGTGCACTTGCAGTAGGTGAGCGTATATGGAATCCCTCTCTCTTAAAGGCGGATCAACCTATCTTCATTCATGCGCACGATTGGCATGCTGCTCCTGCTCTTCTCTATGCTCGTTTAGATGATAACCATTCTAAATGGCAGCAAACACCTCTCTGTTTCACCATTCACAATCTCGCCTTCCAAGGGATTTTTGAACAACATCAATATCAAAATTTAAATCTTCCGATGGCTGCCCTCAAAGAAGGAACTGTTCTCTATCACGAGAAAATTAACCTTATGAAAGGTGCTATTCTTTTGGCCAATGCGGTAACCACAGTAAGTACCACTTACGCCAAGGAAATCATGCACCCTCAGCAAGGTTGCGGTCTGGATCCTTTATTGTGTGAATACAGAAGTAAAATCACTGGCATTGTCAATGGGATTGATACTGCCTCTTTCAACCCAGAAATAGACACTTCTTTAGTCGTCCCTTACAATAGCTCGTCCGCATCCAAGGCTAAGCAGATCTGTAAAGCATCTTTTTATCAAGAGAATAGTTTTGAAGGGGAACCCGAAGAGATCCCTCTCTTTGTGTTTATTGCACGTATCGATTGGCAAAAGGGGATCGACCTCTTGCTTTCAATGGTTCCTTCTCTGCTAGCATTTCCTATAAGGCTTTTTATTACAGGGAGTGGGGATCCACATCTTGAGAATTTAGTGCTCTCCCGTGTCAAAGAGTTTCCTGGAAAGGTTGTTAGTCAGATCCCTTTTAATGAAACCCTGGCAAGGCGAGCACTCTCAGCAGCGGATTTTATTATTCTCCCTTCTCGCTACGAACCCTGTGGCCTCACTCAACTTTACGCCATGCGGTATGGAGCTATCCCCCTGGTTACTCCGACAGGAGGGCTTTACGACACAGTCGATCCCATCGACATACAAAGAGAGCAGGGAACAGGAATCATTTTTTCCAACTGTGATACAGAAGCCATCCAAAGAGGATGCATGCAGGCTATCGACCTCTTTCACTCTAAGAAATTGATGGGCACAATCAGAAAGCGGATCATGCAGCGGGATAGTTCTTGGGAGAAACCTGCTCGCGAATATATCGCACTGTACAAGAGTCTTCTAAAGTCTCATGCATAGCCTTCCATCAGATCCACCGAGGAGTTATTCCGTTGAGATATCGTGAGTTTGATGTTCCATGCGTAACTTCCTACGCCGTTCTCCCGCCTCCTGAGATGCGCGGCTTTCAGGAGTGTCCAGTTCGAGGAGAGGTACCTGAACAGGTTTTCCTGCCGCATCAGTCGCAACAAAAGTGAGGTATGTGTTAACACACGGCCACGTTCGTCTCGAGCGAGCATCTTCGCCCCTCACCACAACTTCAACCTCCATAGAAGTACAGAAGATAGCAGTTACATGAGCACGTAAAAGAACAACTTCCCCCACTTTGACTGGTGCTGTAAACCTGAGATTGTCCACAAACGCAGTGACACATTCATAACCCGAATGACGTTGCGCACAAATGGCTCCACAGAGATCGATCCAAGCCATCATCTGACCACCAAAGACTGTTCCAAATGCATTGGTATGCTGAGGAAGAACATACTCAGTCATTTCAGTCACTGAACTAGAAGAAGCACGAGTTAAACAAGCAAGAGGATCCATCATTCATTCCAAATAGGATGAGACTCATTAAGCCAATCACAGAAAAGCCTTTGTTCTTCTTTTGATGCATCCGAACGAGCAACAAGCTCGACTGACGGATTACAGCCAACCTGAATAGAAGAGATGTGAATACATCCATCGCGGCTAGTGATGAGTTCGACTTGGTCACCAGGCTGACAGGGGGCAAGAGCTCCCTCGAAGATTGCTTCCTGTTCTACTCGCTTCCCATTCAGTGCAACGATTTCATCACCTGCACTGATTCCCACTCGCTGCGCTTCACTCCCTCGTATCACATGCTTGACATAAAGCTTTTTGTTGTTGAAAGAAAGGCTCATACCGAGAATCCAATCACGTGCCTGGGCTTTTTCAACCGGAACGAGCATAAGCCCTACTTGAGCGAATGAATTCTCTACATCAAGATCCCCAGGGTTCCGAATCCACTTTTGAAACAAGTCTTTTAAAGGTACCTGTGCTTTCGATTCAAAAAACGCACAAAGCCCATCTTCAGGGACTGCAATATTCTTTTCCCCATATTCTCGCCATAAGGCAAGCAACAAAGAGTCAAGAGAACAACGCCCTTTGGTTCTTATACGTAGCTCCAGATCGAGTAAGGCACAGATAATCTCCCCCTTCTGATAGTAATTGACACTGCTATTGATACTATCTTCTGTAGAGCGATAAAATTTGATCCACGCATCCCATGAAGCCTCCTCAACCGATTGAACAAGCCTTCCAGGATTCATCAGGAGTTGACTGATCTGCATTCCAAGATGACTGATGTACTCTTGAACGGTACATAGTTTCGCCAACCGAAGCACACGCCATTCATAATAGCTTGTAGCTCCCTCAAACCACCATAAAAGCTTCGTGTAATTTTCTTCCTCGTAGCGGTAAGGAGTAAGGCCTTGCGGACGAATTCGTTTCACGTTCCAGAGATGAAACACTTCATGAGCCACAAGAGATAGAATCTCCATGTACCCCTCTTGGGTTTTAAACTGAATGGGGTCAATGAGGATCGTACTGCAGCAACGGTGCTCAAGACCTCCTTGCCGTTGAGGAGACAGATGGAATAAAAAGAGGTATTCTTCGTAGGGAAGTGTATTTCCAAAGAGACTGGCCTCAACATCCACAATGCGAGAGATATCTTCAACTAATTGATTTACAGGAACTGCATTGATCTGTTCTGCCGGCCAGATAGCTAACCGATGAAGTTTCCCTAAGATCTGAAAGCTCTCTTCACCATGAGTTCCTATCTCCAAAGGAGAGTCAACCAAAGTATCAAAATTAGTAACCTCAAATTGATTCTTCTGCTTTTGATGGAAGGGGAGGATTGTAGAAACTTGCCATCCCTCAGGAGCAACAATTTCAACAGTAGAAGAAACAGAAAGCGCATTCATGACTGTTAAAAATGTAGCTGCTCCATTTAGAAAAGCATGTGTCGAGTCCACATGATTTGTCCGCACAGTCAGTTCATGGCAATAAATGCGGTATTCCACAAGCAGGTTGCGAGCCCCTTTCGTATCTACTTCCCACGCATTTTTTCGAATCTTACGCGTCTCGATTGAGGCGTCTTCTACCTTACACGTAAGCCCTTCTACAAAGCGGGCATATTCCTGAATTAAATAAGATCCAGGAGTCCACACGGGCATCCATAGAACCAAAGGGGAAGGGAGAGTGTGGTTGGCTTGGAGATGCATCTGTACGGTCACAAGATGCGCTTCAGGTGCCTCGATAAGTACACGGTAATGGGTTTTCAGATCAACCATCATAGGCCTTTTCAACCAAAAAGCACTAGGGAGATTCAAGCAACTGAAAAATGACCTCATCTTGACGGATGAGTCCAAGCTGCTCACGCGCAACGCGCTCGATTGTAATAGGATCGTGATTGAGGCTGTTAACTTCATCCTGGAGTCTTTGGATATCTCTCCTCAAAACATCATTTTGTGCCTTAACATGAGCAAGTTCATGCTGAAGTGCATGCAAACGCGGCAAACCACTAGGAGCAAACACAAAAAGAAGGACTGACACAAATGTTACAATGAGCATTGTGATTGGCAAGACACGCGACAGAAAAGAGTGAAAAGAAAACACAATAGGATTGGTCTCTCTTGTCATACTCATGGAAAAAAAGCTAGTAATTCAGAAGGATTGTTTAAGGAACAAGCATGACTATCTCAAATTCGGATTATGAGACTACCATTGGACTTGAAGTCCACGCTCAACTTTTGACTCAAAGCAAGGCTTTTTGTTCTTGTTCTACCGCATTTGGGGCTCCGTGTAACACCCATGCTTGCCCTGTATGCTTGGGTTTGCCTGGAGCTTTGCCCATTCTCAACCAAGAGGCTGTCCATTTTGCTATACGTGCAGCGCTTGCACTTCATTGTAAAGTTCATTTGCAAAGCCGATTTTCTCGTAAGAACTACTTCTATCCCGATCTTCCAAAAGGCTATCAAATCAGCCAACACGACAAGCCGATCAGTGAACACGGTTGGATCGATCTAGAAATTCCTAAATCAGATGAAGGAAGCGCTTCCTCTCCTTCTTTTTATACGAAAAGAGCGAGAATCAATCGACTCCATATGGAAGAAGATGCAGGTAAAAATGTACACGATCGGGGAATTTACTCATGGGTAGATCTGAATCGCGCAGGCGTTCCTCTGATTGAAATTGTGAGTGAACCCGATATGCAAAGTAGTGTAGAAGCTGTTGAATATCTTCGAAGCTTAAGAGAACTGTTGATGTTTTTAGGGATTAACGATGGGAATCTAGAGGAAGGTTCTTTTCGATGTGATGTGAACATCTCACTCAGAAAAAGAGGGGACACCAAACTGGGCACCCGCGTGGAGCTCAAAAATATCAACTCATTTCGGTTTGTTCAAAAAGCGATCGAATATGAGGTAGAAAGACAAAAGGAGATACTTGAAAGCAGAGAAGCCGTTATTCAAGAGACTCGGGGATGGGATGAGAAAAAAGGTCTCACTTTCTCTATGAGAAAGAAAGAAGAGACTCAAGATTATCGCTATTTCCCTGATCCCGATCTCCCTCCTCTCTTGATTGAAGAATCAACGATTGAAGAGATCCGGGCCCATCTCCCTGAGCTCCCTTCAACCAAACGTACACGTTTTGTCAACGACTTAGGCTTAACTCCTTATGCAGCCAAAGTCCTTACCCAGCATCCCCAACTGGCTTCCTTCTTTGAAGAGGCCATCTGTCACTATCAAGAGCCAGTCAAAATAGGCAATTTTATTCAAACTGAAGTTCTCCGCGATGTGGTGACGAAAGGTCTTGAGATGAAAATTCCGATCTCAGCTACCCAAGTAGCGGAATTAATTCAACTTGTAGAGCAGAATACAATCAGTGGCAAACAGGCCAAAGAGCTCTATTCGCTTCTCCAAAATCAAACCAAAATGCCTTCAGAGCTAGTTAAAAAGTTGGGGATGAGCCAGGTATCTGATGAAAAAGCCCTGACTGAGGTGATGGAACGTCTCATCGAACAGAATCCCAAACAAGCAGCAGCCATTCGCAACGGAAAACATAGGATCATAGGCTTTTTTGTGGGGGCTGTGATGAAGGAAACCAATGGTCGAGCCAA
Protein-coding regions in this window:
- a CDS encoding acyl-CoA thioesterase, with the protein product MMDPLACLTRASSSSVTEMTEYVLPQHTNAFGTVFGGQMMAWIDLCGAICAQRHSGYECVTAFVDNLRFTAPVKVGEVVLLRAHVTAIFCTSMEVEVVVRGEDARSRRTWPCVNTYLTFVATDAAGKPVQVPLLELDTPESRASQEAGERRRKLRMEHQTHDISTE
- the gatB gene encoding Asp-tRNA(Asn)/Glu-tRNA(Gln) amidotransferase subunit GatB — translated: MTISNSDYETTIGLEVHAQLLTQSKAFCSCSTAFGAPCNTHACPVCLGLPGALPILNQEAVHFAIRAALALHCKVHLQSRFSRKNYFYPDLPKGYQISQHDKPISEHGWIDLEIPKSDEGSASSPSFYTKRARINRLHMEEDAGKNVHDRGIYSWVDLNRAGVPLIEIVSEPDMQSSVEAVEYLRSLRELLMFLGINDGNLEEGSFRCDVNISLRKRGDTKLGTRVELKNINSFRFVQKAIEYEVERQKEILESREAVIQETRGWDEKKGLTFSMRKKEETQDYRYFPDPDLPPLLIEESTIEEIRAHLPELPSTKRTRFVNDLGLTPYAAKVLTQHPQLASFFEEAICHYQEPVKIGNFIQTEVLRDVVTKGLEMKIPISATQVAELIQLVEQNTISGKQAKELYSLLQNQTKMPSELVKKLGMSQVSDEKALTEVMERLIEQNPKQAAAIRNGKHRIIGFFVGAVMKETNGRANPLIVQQVIKKLLYL
- a CDS encoding M61 family metallopeptidase, which encodes MMVDLKTHYRVLIEAPEAHLVTVQMHLQANHTLPSPLVLWMPVWTPGSYLIQEYARFVEGLTCKVEDASIETRKIRKNAWEVDTKGARNLLVEYRIYCHELTVRTNHVDSTHAFLNGAATFLTVMNALSVSSTVEIVAPEGWQVSTILPFHQKQKNQFEVTNFDTLVDSPLEIGTHGEESFQILGKLHRLAIWPAEQINAVPVNQLVEDISRIVDVEASLFGNTLPYEEYLFLFHLSPQRQGGLEHRCCSTILIDPIQFKTQEGYMEILSLVAHEVFHLWNVKRIRPQGLTPYRYEEENYTKLLWWFEGATSYYEWRVLRLAKLCTVQEYISHLGMQISQLLMNPGRLVQSVEEASWDAWIKFYRSTEDSINSSVNYYQKGEIICALLDLELRIRTKGRCSLDSLLLALWREYGEKNIAVPEDGLCAFFESKAQVPLKDLFQKWIRNPGDLDVENSFAQVGLMLVPVEKAQARDWILGMSLSFNNKKLYVKHVIRGSEAQRVGISAGDEIVALNGKRVEQEAIFEGALAPCQPGDQVELITSRDGCIHISSIQVGCNPSVELVARSDASKEEQRLFCDWLNESHPIWNE
- a CDS encoding glycogen synthase: MISSEVRLFAQTGGLGDAVLGLSKALAELGVEVALVTPRYRMTKIPMNGSWWPDPLSLSLYHRSNNQEVGVFEAPFLSSLSKGSLRIYLLDIPHLFDREGIYGDLHGNYEDNDVRFATLSQGALAVGERIWNPSLLKADQPIFIHAHDWHAAPALLYARLDDNHSKWQQTPLCFTIHNLAFQGIFEQHQYQNLNLPMAALKEGTVLYHEKINLMKGAILLANAVTTVSTTYAKEIMHPQQGCGLDPLLCEYRSKITGIVNGIDTASFNPEIDTSLVVPYNSSSASKAKQICKASFYQENSFEGEPEEIPLFVFIARIDWQKGIDLLLSMVPSLLAFPIRLFITGSGDPHLENLVLSRVKEFPGKVVSQIPFNETLARRALSAADFIILPSRYEPCGLTQLYAMRYGAIPLVTPTGGLYDTVDPIDIQREQGTGIIFSNCDTEAIQRGCMQAIDLFHSKKLMGTIRKRIMQRDSSWEKPAREYIALYKSLLKSHA
- a CDS encoding FtsB family cell division protein — encoded protein: MFSFHSFLSRVLPITMLIVTFVSVLLFVFAPSGLPRLHALQHELAHVKAQNDVLRRDIQRLQDEVNSLNHDPITIERVAREQLGLIRQDEVIFQLLESP
- a CDS encoding SDR family oxidoreductase — protein: MISHTKQNERSKETVLITGFPSFNTYRLCQEILSSPYEFQGRIYFLVHPKKLEEAQKIINRFSSEKQSYLYLLEGDTTAIDLGLSAAEFETLTREINRIHHWSEIQDPPHQASIERICIEGTHEILEFARACTRLRCLIYHSSTAVSGDKEGIVFETDLKMGQRFQNIMQQMHARAEKKVRQAMSYLPIAVIRPNWIVGDSIHGEVDMQSGPGLFIQQVISHPFISPPYFQKDALFPVVPIDYVTRAANQIGCHDQAYGHTFHLIDPQPLRAEQAFQLIAELAGYPSTKATGESHFSPVRILQRESLWERTPLLRFFLDSMTIHVRYDSTEADQLLAGSGLHCAPFESYVSRLVHSIQHKNRESQEGNA